TCAGGATGAGTTCAAGGAGCAATGGACGCGCTTCAAGAAAATCTACGTCGGCTTCGCAAAGGAGAGGTATCCGAAAGGTCTCAAGCCCCTTCTGCTATGATACTGGATGGTGACACGCATGGTCGAGCTTCCAGATAGGTTCCTCACGTGGAATTACTACCCGCGGAGGAGCACCTTCCTCAAGATCTTGAATGGCGAGAGGACCGACATGAACGAGTTCTTCCTCGATAGCACCAGGCACAACCCCGCTCTCGCAACCGCATCCTCAGCTCCGGACCGCACACTCGATGTCAATGCGAAAATCGTTGGAGCTGGCTATGTGGTCAAGAAGAAGTTTCTGAGGGATTCGATCGACGAGCTCTCGGGGCACATCGAGAAAGGGGACCGTGACTTCGATAGCGCGGAATCGGAGAAGGACAGGAGGGGGTTCCTCGAAGGATTCCAGGCCCGAGGCATGAGGACTCTGCTGAAGGTCCTCTACTTCGACCCCGCGAAGGCCAGGGAGCACGTCGATTTCGCAAAGATGTCCACTCTCGAGCTCGCCGTCAACATTCCCAATTCGTCAAAGCACACTTGGACGAACGTTCAGTCCTCACGCAAGGCATGCCTCGTTTTCTATCGCCCGCCCAACGTCAGCTTCGAGCTCAGGGGCGATCTTGAGGTCCATGTGGATTCCGACTATCGCGAGTTCGTGAACTGCGTGCATGACAGCTTCCACTACACTCCTCAGGATCAGCGGGAGAGAAGGCCCGCCTACATATTCCACGTCGAGGCGGTCCATGACAACAGTCCGACCGCGGAGGGCTTCGGGAAGAGGATAGCCTAGAGCGAAGCATTTAATCATTCCAGACTATTGCCGATGCCATGGAACTAGCCGAGGCCATGAGGAACAGGAGGAGCATCAGACGGTTCGAAGAGAAAGAGGTGCCCAGGGAGCTCGTGGAGGGGATACTTGAGACCGCGAGATGGGCGCCCTCAGGGAACAATGTTCAGCCATGGCGCTTCATCGTCGTTACGGATCGCCAGAAGATAGCGCGGCTGTCCGAAGCCTCCAACCAGCGATGGATAGCCGCCTCGCCAATGGTCATCATCTGCCTGTCCGACCTGAATGTCTTCGGTAGTCACGGGTCGTACTCCGCCTTCCAGCCCCTCGTCGAAGTCGGAATGATCGAGGACATGGAATTCTCGGAGTTCAATGAGAAACGGGAGGCCACAAGCGAACTGGAGAACAGAATGGCCAACACTCTGAACTCCTTTCTCAACGTCGCCATCATCATCGACCACATCACGCTCCTGGCGCATGAGGCAGGACTCGGCACATGCTGGGTGAGGTACTTCAACACAGCCGCCGTCCGAGGCATCCTCGACATTGCGGACAACTGCGCCATTGTCGCTCTGCTTCCGATTGGGTTTCCAGCGGAGAGTGGCAAGATAAAGGATCGCATGGACATTGAGAGCCTCATCGTTCGATGGGAGTAGCGCGGGGTCTTGGATGAAGATAGGCGTACTAGCCGTTCAGGGCGCGGTGTCCGAGCATGTCGAGATGACCGACAGAGCCCTTAGAGGCCTGGGGCGGAGCGGAAGTGCGGCCGTGGTCAGAAGGGTCGATCAGATAGAGGGAATCCACTCGCTCATCATTCCTGGCGGGGAGAGCACGGCGATATCCCGGCTCATCGACAAGCAAGGACTGAGAGAATCCATTGTCAAGAGGGGGCAGGAGGGGATGCCGATAATGGGAACTTGCGCCGGTTGCGTTCTCATGGCCAAGGCGGGAGACGAAGATGTGGAGCGAACCGACACGGAGCTCCTCTCCTTGATGGATATGAAGGTCGTTCGGAACGCCTTTGGCAGGCAGAGAGAGTCCTTCGAGGCAGAGATCGACACCGCCCTGTTCGAGGACCCCTTCCCAGGCGTCTTCATCAGAGCACCAGCGATAGCCGAAGTCTGGGAGGACTGCAGGGTATTGGCCCGATTGGACGAGCTTGTGGTGATGGCCGGTCAAGCAAACCTCTTGGCCGTGGCATTCCATCCAGAACTCTCCGGGGATCCCCGGGTCCACGAGCACTTCCTCGATCTCTAGCCGAACGCCTTGAGTCCAAGGAGGACGATCCCTGCGAGAGAGAACGCCACGAGCAGGCTGTAGAAGGTGTTGATCCTCAGAGTGGAAAGCGTGGAGCTCA
This is a stretch of genomic DNA from Candidatus Thermoplasmatota archaeon. It encodes these proteins:
- a CDS encoding nitroreductase family protein — protein: MELAEAMRNRRSIRRFEEKEVPRELVEGILETARWAPSGNNVQPWRFIVVTDRQKIARLSEASNQRWIAASPMVIICLSDLNVFGSHGSYSAFQPLVEVGMIEDMEFSEFNEKREATSELENRMANTLNSFLNVAIIIDHITLLAHEAGLGTCWVRYFNTAAVRGILDIADNCAIVALLPIGFPAESGKIKDRMDIESLIVRWE
- the pdxT gene encoding pyridoxal 5'-phosphate synthase glutaminase subunit PdxT → MKIGVLAVQGAVSEHVEMTDRALRGLGRSGSAAVVRRVDQIEGIHSLIIPGGESTAISRLIDKQGLRESIVKRGQEGMPIMGTCAGCVLMAKAGDEDVERTDTELLSLMDMKVVRNAFGRQRESFEAEIDTALFEDPFPGVFIRAPAIAEVWEDCRVLARLDELVVMAGQANLLAVAFHPELSGDPRVHEHFLDL